Proteins encoded within one genomic window of Diorhabda sublineata isolate icDioSubl1.1 chromosome 1, icDioSubl1.1, whole genome shotgun sequence:
- the LOC130444728 gene encoding GATOR complex protein WDR24 isoform X5 produces the protein MTTFHVTQEGPVNALALNKDFSQVAICGRNVFKVYTIEEDKFREVCNVRASKHLNVGFSCNDVSWSPTDDHYLATAATNGHVSVWNLTKMGKAMQEQDYQDHKRTVNKVNFHASEPNKLISGSQDGTMRYFDIRVKSAVAVFYSNTESVRDVQFSPHSPYAFSAVSDNGSVQLWDIRKPEKYQQQYTAHSGPVFACDWHPEVTWLATASRDRTIKVWDLTNKPTLEYTIHTIASIGHVKWRPQRKYHIASCALVIDCSINVWDVRRPYIPFAAFNEHRDIASGVQWRGDPDIFLSSGRDSTLYHHSFNNASRPAAKANPQGLAVNNNGEIIFARKIPPFQTSASSTSSMTTPTSLAKATVGLMRKISMTQAIDQFHHASSMLQHFSHVNEMANYESESILALSKNYVLSGRSISEMCEHNSVVAREFGKPHLSVVWKIIKTMYGEEFLQNSIHAGSSNREEVAHNNINMSNISSAVIQIESTINSHRETETDQNSKAASDTQAAQFSGGDDETENEDQVDNVGTYTGFPTYLNVRSGLPKGDFSFGENELDMELDSLNAGDCYFLDFHNVYRSYNHADGSDWILPNEAFPIRHEIQDRSPPPEQFPNHHHSPDLHEDTQPIYQVEETSSTLISVSKIPKKSSWDPSSLVVETLKHHAILGDIQTAACVLIVLGDCRKFLKELDEATEEHWLLGYIEMLTSYKLWNNATQC, from the exons ATGACTACGTTCCATGTGACTCAAGAAGGTCCCGTAAATGCTCTAGCTCTTAACAAGGACTTTTCTCAAGTCGCGATATGTGGAAGAAATG TGTTTAAGGTATATACCATAGAAGAGGATAAATTTAGAGAAGTTTGTAATGTAAGGGCCTCCAAACATCTTAATGTAGGCTTTTCTTGCAATGATGTATCTTGGAGTCCCACAGATG ATCATTATTTGGCAACAGCCGCTACAAATGGTCATGTTTCTGTATGGAATCTTACCAAAATGGGTAAAGCAATGCAAGAGCAAGATTATCAAGATCATAAAAGGACTGTCAATAAAGTGAATTTTCATGCTTCTGAACCAAATAAACTGATATCTGGATCACAAGATGGTACTATGAGATACTTTGATATACGAGTGAAGAGTGCAGTAGCAGTTTTTTACAG TAATACTGAGAGTGTCAGAGATGTTCAGTTCAGTCCACATAGTCCATATGCATTTTCTGCAGTTTCTGATAATGGTAGTGTACAGTTATGGGATATCAGAAAACCAGAGAAATATCAACAACAATACACAGCTCATAGTGGACCAGTATTTGCTTGCGATTGGCATCCTGAAGTTACTTGGTTAGCTACAGCTAGTAGAGATAGGACAATAAAG GTGTGGGACTTGACAAATAAACCTACTTTAGAATATACTATACATACAATAGCTTCTATTGGTCATGTAAAATGGAGACCACAAAGAAAATACCACATCGCAAGTTGTGCTTTAGTTATAGATTGTAGTATAAATGTTTGGGATGTAAGAAGGCCGTACATACCATTTGCAGCATTTAATGAGCATAGAGACATTGCTAGCGGTGTTCAATGGAGGGGTGATCctgatatatttttaagtagTGGAAGA GATTCTACTCTTTATCATCATAGTTTTAATAATGCCTCCCGGCCAGCTGCAAAAGCAAATCCTCAAGGTCTTGCTGTTAATAATAATggagaaattatttttgcgAGAAAAATACCTCCCTTTCAGACCTCTGCTTCTTCTACCAGTAGTATGACAACTCCTACTTCTTTGGCAAAAGCAACAGTAGGGCTTATGAG aaaaatatcaatGACTCAGGCAATAGACCAATTTCATCACGCCTCTAGTATGCTACAGCATTTTTCTCATGTTAATGAAATGGCAAATTACGAGTCTGAAAGTATTTTAGCACTATCCAAGAATTATGTTTTAAGTGGTAGAAGTATTTCGGAAATGTGTGAACATAACTCTGTTGTAGCTAGAGAATTTGGCAAACCTCAT tTATCTGTGGtatggaaaattattaaaacaatgtATGGTGAAGAATTTCTGCAGAATTCGATACATGCAGGAAGCTCAAATAGGGAAGAAGTTGCTCACAATAATATAAACATGAGCAATATCAGCTCTGCAGTTATACAGATAGAAAGTACTATTAATAGCCATAGAGAAACAGAGACTGATCAAAACTCAAAAG CAGCTAGTGATACCCAAGCCGCCCAGTTTAGCGGAGGAGACGATGAAACTGAAAATGAAGATCAAGTCGATAATGTGGGAACATACACGGGCTTCCCGACTTATTTAAATGTGAGAAGTGGTCTACCAAAAGGTGATTTTTCTTTTGGTGAGAACGAATTAGATATGGAATTGGATAGTCTCAATGCAG gtgattgttattttttagatttCCATAATGTCTATCGAAGCTATAATCATGCCGATGGTTCGGATTGGATATTACCAAATGAAGCTTTTCCTATTAGACATGAAATACAGGATCGATCACCTCCTCCTGAACAATTTCCTAATCATCATCATTCGCCTGATTTGCATGAAGACACACAACCA ATTTATCAAGTAGAAGAAACATCTTCGACATTAATATCAGtttcaaaaataccaaaaaaatcttCTTGGGACCCAAGCAGTTTGGTCGTGGAAACATTAAAACATCATGCTATATTAGGAGATATTCAGACAGCAGCTTGCGTTCTCATTGTCTTAGGagattgtagaaaatttctgaAGGAATTGGATGAAGCTACGGAAGAGCATTGGCTACTAGGCTATATAGAAATGCTTACCAGTTACAAACTATGGAATAATGCAACACAG TGTTAA